The following are encoded in a window of Panicum virgatum strain AP13 chromosome 5N, P.virgatum_v5, whole genome shotgun sequence genomic DNA:
- the LOC120674218 gene encoding universal stress protein PHOS32-like, producing the protein MAANPSSGADAPPAPAPVRLSAAAQVAAIQPSSPRFFFSSLAGTNPASPHRRIAIAVDLSDESAFAVKWAVQNYLRPGDAVVLLHVRPTSVLYGADWGSIPVSVADEADAAEDAAAAAQGGPTEEELQKKREEYFDAFTSTKAQDLAQPLVDAQIPFKIHVVKDHDMKERLCLEAERLGLSAMIMGSRGFGAHRKGGKGRLGSVSDYCVHHCVCPVVVVRYPDDAAGAGGDAAGAIDELHTVPEDEPVYHDAPEVQKEN; encoded by the exons ATGGCGGCCAacccctcctccggcgccgacgcccccccggccccggcgccggtgcggctctcggcggcggcgcaggtggcCGCGATCCAGCCCTCCTCCCcgcgcttcttcttctcctcgcTAGCGGGGACCAACCCGGCCTCCCCGCACCGCCgcatcgccatcgccgtcgaccTCTCCGACGAGTCCGCCTTCGCCGTCAAGTGGGCCGTGCAGAACTACCTCCGCCCCGGGGACGCCGTCGTGCTGCTCCACGTGCGCCCCACCTCGGTCCTCTACGGCGCCGACTGGGGCTCCATCCCGGTCTCCGTCGCCGACGAGGCCGACGCcgccgaggacgccgccgccgccgcccagggcggCCCCACCGAGGAGGAGCTGCAGAAGAAGCGGGAGGAGTACTTCGACGCCTTCACCTCCACCAAGGCGCAGGACCTGGCGCAGCCGCTGGTCGACGCGCAGATCCCCTTCAAGATCCACGTCGTCAAGGACCACGACATGAAGGAGCGCCTCTGCCTCGAGGCCGAGCGCCTGGGCCTGTCGGCTATGATCATGGGGAGCCGCGGTTTTGGTGCCCACCGGAAGGGCGGCAAGGGGAGGCTTGGGAGTGTTAGCGATTACTGCGTCCATCACTGTGTATGCCCTGTTGTGGTGGTTCGCTACCCAGATGATGCTGCAGGTGCTGGTGGAGATGCAGCGGGGGCAATAGATGAGCTGCACACTGTGCCGGAGGATGAACCTGTTTACCACGACGCCCCTGAGGTGCAGAAAG AAAACTGA
- the LOC120674323 gene encoding frataxin, mitochondrial-like, giving the protein MASRKLLLSLTAGRRLRSRTQQLFCAASLPEATTSRSLAAAVAAAQQSGGSPVAHLFSSRTISSTRPATQSARDAPSSSAVDHHKLVMPEDEFHKLADETIHDLLEKLEEYGDSIQMDGFDIDYGNQVLTLRLGDLGTYVVNKQTPNRQIWLSSPVSGPSRFDWDASTDGWVYKRTGANLVQLLEKEIGELCGTPVELS; this is encoded by the exons atggcgtcgcGCAAGCTTCTCCTGAGCCTCACCGCCGGGAGGCGGCTCCGGTCCCGCACTCAACAACTCTTCTGCGCCGCCAGTCTCCCTGAAGCTACCACCTCTCGCTCCCTCGcggccgccgttgccgccgcgcAGCAGTCGGGCGGGTCGCCAGTGGCTCATCTCTTCTCTTCGAGGACCATCTCGTCGACGCGCCCCGCGACACAGTCCGCTCGAGATGCGCCCAGTTCATCTGCGGTGGACCACCACAA GTTGGTAATGCCTGAGGACGAGTTTCATAAATTAGCAGATGAGACGATTCACGATTTGCTTGAAAAACTTGAG GAATATGGTGACTCCATTCAGATGGATGGTTTCGACATTGACTACGGG AATCAGGTTTTGACATTGAGGCTTGGGGATTTGGGAACATATGTTGTAAACAAGCAAACACCAAACAGACAAATCTGGTTATCTTCACCTGTGAG TGGGCCTTCTAGGTTTGATTGGGATGCATCAACAGATGGTTGGGTATACAAACGGACCGGAGCAAATCTTGTGCAGCTTCTGGAAAAGGAGATTGGTGAGCTCTGTGGTACCCCAGTAGAACTTTCATAA
- the LOC120674216 gene encoding diacylglycerol kinase 5-like isoform X1 → MEKNVDRNDMMKEFYIPTYIFAPESPGEHVSQIPTCPVIVFINTKSGGQLGRNLIITYRKLLNHAQVFDLLDEAPDKVLHKLYSNLERLKHDGDTLASEIYRRLRLIVAGGDGTAGWLLGIVSDLKLAHPPPVATVPLGTGNNLPYSFGWGKRNPGTDQDSVISFLQLVRESREMNIDSWHIVMRMESPKGSPCDPIAPPDLPHSLHAFRCVPKTDPQDMEYSYTYRGGFWNYFSMGMDAQVSYGFHSERKLHPEKFKNQLSNQKQYLKLACTQGWFCASLFHPMSRNIACLAKVKIMKKSGKWETLEIPQSIRSIVCLNLPSFSGGLNPWGTPSKRKQRKRDLVMPPLVDDGLLEIVGFKDAWHGLVLLSPKGHGTRLAQAHRVRFEFLRGATDHAYMRMDGEPWKQPLPTDDGKVVVEISHAGQVKMLATKDCIAKGIHESCPAISTIHPESSSSDDTDDDFEVERRNFGAALSFRYTGDVNKQ, encoded by the exons ATGGAGAAAAACGTTGACAGAAATGACATGATGAAAGAATTCTATATCCCAACTTATATCTTCGCACCGGAGTCTCCAGGGGAGCATGTTTCTCAGATACCAACATGTCCTGTTATTGTTTTTATCAACACCAAAAGTGGTGGCCAGTTGGGACGTAATTTAATTATCACATACCGTAAGCTTCTCAACCATGCTCAG GTGTTCGATCTGCTTGACGAAGCTCCAGACAAGGTCTTGCACAAATTATATAGCAACTTGGAAAGGCTCAAGCACGATGGTGATACTCTTGCTTCTGAAATCTACAGGAGACTAAGGCTAATA GTTGCTGGAGGTGATGGAACGGCTGGTTGGTTGCTTGGAATTGTATCTGATCTTAAGTTAGCACATCCACCTCCTGTTGCTACAGTTCCATTGGGAACTGGAAATAACTTGCCATATTCTTTTGGATGG GGGAAGAGAAACCCTGGAACAGATCAGGATTCAGTCATATCATTTCTTCAACTGGTAAGAGAATCAAGAGAGATGAACATTGATAG CTGGCATATTGTCATGAGAATGGAAAGCCCAAAAGGTTCTCCTTGCGATCCAATTGCACCTCCAGACTTGCCTCATTCTTTGCATGCATTTCGCTGCGTGCCAAAGACAGATCCACAAGATATG GAATATTCTTACACATATCGTGGGGGGTTTTGGAATTACTTCAGTATGG GAATGGATGCCCAAGTATCTTATGGGTTTCATTCTGAGAGGAAACTGCATCCAGAGAAGTTCAAGAATCAGTTGTCTAATCAG AAACAATATTTAAAGCTCGCATGCACGcaaggatggttttgtgcctCTCTGTTTCATCCAATGTCTCG GAACATTGCTTGCCTTGCAAAAGTAAAGATAATGAAGAAATCTGGAAAATGGGAAACATTGGAAATTCCGCAGAG TATCCGGTCCATTGTTTGTCTCAATTTGCCTAGCTTCTCTGGTGGACTAAACCCTTGGGGAACACCAAGTAAGAGGAAGCAAAGAAAA AGAGACTTGGTAATGCCTCCGCTTGTGGATGATGGCCTTCTAGAGATTGTGGGTTTCAAAGATGCTTGGCATGGGCTTGTCTTGCTATCTCCAAAAGGGCATGGAACTCGTCTTGCACAG GCTCACCGAGTTCGATTTGAGTTCCTCAGAGGCGCAACCGATCATGCTTACATGAGAATGGATGGGGAGCCCTGGAAGCAGCCTCTTCCAACAGATGACGGCAAGGTCGTGGTAGAGATCTCCCATGCTGGGCAAGTCAAGATGCTCGCGACCAAAGACTGCATAGCCAAAGGCATCCATGAGTCGTGCCCAGCTATTTCAACGATTCATCCAGAGTCCAGCTCCAGCGATGACACGGACGATGACTTCGAGGTGGAGAGGAGGAACTTTGGGGCCGCCTTGTCATTTCGGTACACAGGCGATGTGAACAAACAATAA
- the LOC120674217 gene encoding 5' exonuclease Apollo-like: MEEGLVSVDRFCAGSQAYFLTHLHQDHTRGLASAGGWRHGPLYCSPITARLLPSRFPGIDASHLRPLAPGASASLSLSSLTSGRPLSLRVTAIPALHCPGSLMYLFRGDLGCMLYTGDFRWELGCDRARRAKQALLDALGGDTVDLLYLDNTYCHPSLNFPPRPVVAEQIVNIIRAHPDHEVIIGVDTLGKEDLLLHISRALQTKIWVWPQRLLTIHLLGIDENHEIFTTQTSLTRIRAVPRYSVTIESLEALNTVCPTIGIIPSGIPWLWKSGEGKGKPKGRSPAKSVRCKGRDEGLIEMDFDPLSPPKLFDKDSYTLPYSEHACFSELEDFMQTVRPSTVIGIVSTSFCYVNPRHHFRHLCSDNDDGTPTKNKGRDTDNLTPKRKQNGSATPEERKVRISSSSLYRSKVKRKRKEGCGARIDDTEELIGIA; the protein is encoded by the exons ATGGAGGAGGGCCTGGTGTCTGTGGACAGATTCTGCGCTGGCAGCCAGGCCTACTTCCTCACGCACCTCCACCAGGACCACACCCGCGGCCTCGCCTCGGCGGGCGGGTGGCGCCACGGCCCGCTCTACTGCTCCCCGATCACGgcgcgcctcctcccctcccgctTCCCCGGGATCGACGCCTCccacctccgcccgctcgcccccggcgcctccgcctcactctccctctcctccctcaccTCTGGCCGACCCCTATCCCTCCGCGTCACCGCCATCCCCGCCCTCCACTGCCCAG GCTCGCTCATGTACCTCTTCCGCGGGGACCTCGGGTGCATGCTCTACACGGGGGACTTCCGGTGGGAGCTCGGGTGCGACAGGGCGCGGCGGGCGAAGCAGGCGCTTCTCGACGCGCTCGGTGGGGACACTGTCGATTTGCTCTATCTGGACAACACCTACTGCCATCCGTCGCTCAACTTCCCTCCGCGCCCCGTCGTCGCTGAGCAG ATTGTTAATATCATTCGGGCACATCCTGATCATGAAGTTATCATTGGTGTTGACACTCTTGGGAAAGAGGACCTGTTGCTACACATATCTAGAGCACTACAAACAAAG ATTTGGGTCTGGCCCCAGCGCCTACTGACAATACACCTTCTAGGGATTGATGAAAACCACGAGATCTTTACCACGCAGACCAGTTTGACCAGGATCCGTGCTGTTCCAAGATACAGTGTCACTATTGAGAGTCTTGAAGCTTTGAACACGGTGTGTCCCACCATAGGGATCATACCTTCTGGTATTCCTTGGCTTTGGAAGAGCGGGGAAGGAAAGGGCAAGCCCAAGGGTAGATCACCAGCAAAGTCTGTTAGGTGCAAAGGGCGAGATGAAGGCCTAATAGAAATGGACTTTGATCCCTTGTCACCACCAAAGCTGTTTGACAAGGATTCTTACACCTTGCCATATTCCGAGCATGCTTGTTTTTCCGAGTTGGAGGACTTTATGCAGACGGTGCGGCCATCAACAGTCATAGGAATTGTCAGCACATCATTCTGCTATGTGAATCCTCGTCACCACTTCAGACATCTTTGTTCAGATAATGATGACGGGACTCCCACAAAGAACAAGGGCAGAGATACTGATAACTTAACACCAAAGAGAAAGCAGAATGGTTCGGCGACTCCTGAAGAAAGGAAGGTCAGGATCTCCAGTTCAAGTCTGTATAGAAGCAAAGttaaaaggaagaggaaggagggctGTGGTGCAAGGATCGATGACACTGAAGAACTCATTGGTATCGCCTGA
- the LOC120674216 gene encoding diacylglycerol kinase 5-like isoform X2, which yields MVLAQGKRNPGTDQDSVISFLQLVRESREMNIDSWHIVMRMESPKGSPCDPIAPPDLPHSLHAFRCVPKTDPQDMEYSYTYRGGFWNYFSMGMDAQVSYGFHSERKLHPEKFKNQLSNQKQYLKLACTQGWFCASLFHPMSRNIACLAKVKIMKKSGKWETLEIPQSIRSIVCLNLPSFSGGLNPWGTPSKRKQRKRDLVMPPLVDDGLLEIVGFKDAWHGLVLLSPKGHGTRLAQAHRVRFEFLRGATDHAYMRMDGEPWKQPLPTDDGKVVVEISHAGQVKMLATKDCIAKGIHESCPAISTIHPESSSSDDTDDDFEVERRNFGAALSFRYTGDVNKQ from the exons ATGGTGCTGGCCCAG GGGAAGAGAAACCCTGGAACAGATCAGGATTCAGTCATATCATTTCTTCAACTGGTAAGAGAATCAAGAGAGATGAACATTGATAG CTGGCATATTGTCATGAGAATGGAAAGCCCAAAAGGTTCTCCTTGCGATCCAATTGCACCTCCAGACTTGCCTCATTCTTTGCATGCATTTCGCTGCGTGCCAAAGACAGATCCACAAGATATG GAATATTCTTACACATATCGTGGGGGGTTTTGGAATTACTTCAGTATGG GAATGGATGCCCAAGTATCTTATGGGTTTCATTCTGAGAGGAAACTGCATCCAGAGAAGTTCAAGAATCAGTTGTCTAATCAG AAACAATATTTAAAGCTCGCATGCACGcaaggatggttttgtgcctCTCTGTTTCATCCAATGTCTCG GAACATTGCTTGCCTTGCAAAAGTAAAGATAATGAAGAAATCTGGAAAATGGGAAACATTGGAAATTCCGCAGAG TATCCGGTCCATTGTTTGTCTCAATTTGCCTAGCTTCTCTGGTGGACTAAACCCTTGGGGAACACCAAGTAAGAGGAAGCAAAGAAAA AGAGACTTGGTAATGCCTCCGCTTGTGGATGATGGCCTTCTAGAGATTGTGGGTTTCAAAGATGCTTGGCATGGGCTTGTCTTGCTATCTCCAAAAGGGCATGGAACTCGTCTTGCACAG GCTCACCGAGTTCGATTTGAGTTCCTCAGAGGCGCAACCGATCATGCTTACATGAGAATGGATGGGGAGCCCTGGAAGCAGCCTCTTCCAACAGATGACGGCAAGGTCGTGGTAGAGATCTCCCATGCTGGGCAAGTCAAGATGCTCGCGACCAAAGACTGCATAGCCAAAGGCATCCATGAGTCGTGCCCAGCTATTTCAACGATTCATCCAGAGTCCAGCTCCAGCGATGACACGGACGATGACTTCGAGGTGGAGAGGAGGAACTTTGGGGCCGCCTTGTCATTTCGGTACACAGGCGATGTGAACAAACAATAA